In Opitutia bacterium, one genomic interval encodes:
- a CDS encoding PD40 domain-containing protein: MQKTFALLLGLALAAPVFAQPINIGSIDVAADTSAFAVSISSNTAELQNLALQAFNSHGKFRLVQSGGAFAIRFDSAGANQVTVTVSQRGSAIFTQTVAGSSTRNALLKAADAAVTKTTGLPGIFAGKLAFVTDRGGQQTIMTSDLFFGDVLSHPVQGKNIIGPRWSPDGSRIIFTSYRTGFPDIYLLNLRTRSLDTLVSFKGTNSGGRFSPNGDRLAMVLSGEGNPEIYVGNAQGRQIKRLTNNQSVEASPAWSPDGGRLVFTSDAAGGPQLFVMSAAGGQMTRLATNISRYCAEPDWSRADPNKIVFTAGIGKGYQIALFDYAARTAKQVSKAPYDAVEPVWCADGRHVVCTFRTATNRALFLLDTETGKATRLSPSAAGNAWGAAYLAP; this comes from the coding sequence ATGCAGAAAACTTTCGCTCTCCTCCTCGGTCTCGCGCTCGCCGCCCCGGTCTTCGCGCAGCCGATCAACATTGGTTCGATCGACGTCGCGGCCGACACCTCCGCCTTCGCCGTCTCGATCAGCTCCAACACCGCCGAGCTGCAGAACCTCGCGCTGCAGGCCTTCAATTCCCACGGCAAGTTCCGCCTCGTGCAGAGCGGCGGCGCCTTCGCGATCCGCTTCGACAGCGCCGGCGCCAATCAGGTCACCGTCACCGTCTCGCAGCGCGGCAGCGCGATCTTCACGCAGACCGTCGCGGGCTCCAGCACGCGCAACGCCCTCCTCAAGGCCGCCGATGCCGCCGTCACCAAGACCACGGGCCTGCCCGGCATCTTCGCGGGCAAACTCGCCTTCGTCACCGACCGCGGTGGCCAGCAAACGATCATGACGAGCGACCTCTTCTTCGGCGACGTCCTGAGCCATCCCGTGCAAGGCAAGAACATCATCGGACCGCGTTGGTCGCCCGACGGCAGCCGCATCATCTTCACGAGCTATCGCACCGGATTTCCTGACATCTACCTGCTGAATCTCCGCACTCGTTCGCTCGACACGCTCGTCAGTTTCAAGGGCACGAACAGCGGCGGCCGCTTCTCGCCCAACGGCGATCGCCTCGCCATGGTGCTCTCCGGCGAAGGCAATCCCGAGATCTACGTCGGCAACGCGCAGGGTCGCCAGATCAAGCGCCTCACCAACAACCAATCCGTCGAAGCCTCACCCGCGTGGTCGCCCGACGGCGGTCGCCTCGTGTTCACCTCGGACGCCGCGGGCGGCCCGCAGCTTTTCGTGATGAGCGCCGCCGGCGGCCAGATGACGCGCCTCGCGACCAATATCTCGCGTTATTGCGCCGAGCCCGATTGGAGCCGCGCCGACCCGAACAAGATCGTTTTCACCGCCGGCATCGGCAAAGGCTACCAGATCGCCTTGTTCGACTACGCCGCGCGCACCGCGAAGCAGGTCTCCAAGGCGCCCTACGACGCCGTCGAGCCCGTCTGGTGCGCCGACGGCCGCCACGTCGTGTGCACGTTCCGCACTGCGACGAATCGCGCGCTGTTCCTCCTCGACACCGAAACCGGCAAAGCCACGCGCCTCAGCCCGAGCGCCGCCGGCAACGCCTGGGGCGCCGCCTACCTCGCGCCGTGA
- a CDS encoding YmdB family metallophosphoesterase, protein MRFLFIGDIVGRPGRDVVAALVPKLRAERGLDFVIANAENCAAGAGINGPLAKGLLEAGCDALTLGDHVWDQKGWESEIAGFDRVCRPANLPAACPGRTHLVLEKNGFRLLVFTVLGRNFMGPKVDCPFDTAEKLLTENAGKCDGALVEIHAEATSEKQAMGWFLDGRATAVLGTHTHVATSDCSLLKNQTAFQCDVGMTGPHDSVLGRDTAAVIARFRDGMPRRFDVASGDVRLSGTIVEFNAAGRAEKIEWLTLPA, encoded by the coding sequence GTGAGATTCCTCTTCATCGGCGACATCGTTGGCCGCCCGGGACGCGACGTCGTCGCCGCGCTCGTGCCCAAGCTGCGCGCCGAGCGGGGACTCGATTTCGTCATCGCCAACGCGGAGAACTGCGCCGCCGGCGCCGGCATCAACGGCCCGCTCGCGAAGGGCCTGCTCGAAGCCGGTTGCGACGCGCTCACGCTCGGCGATCACGTCTGGGACCAGAAAGGGTGGGAGAGCGAGATCGCCGGCTTCGATCGCGTCTGCCGTCCCGCGAACCTGCCCGCCGCGTGCCCCGGACGCACGCATCTCGTCCTCGAGAAAAACGGCTTTCGCCTGCTCGTCTTCACCGTGCTCGGCCGGAATTTCATGGGCCCGAAAGTCGATTGCCCGTTCGACACCGCGGAGAAGTTGCTCACGGAAAATGCCGGCAAGTGCGACGGTGCGCTGGTCGAAATCCACGCCGAAGCCACGTCCGAAAAGCAGGCGATGGGCTGGTTTCTCGATGGTCGCGCGACCGCCGTGCTCGGCACGCACACCCACGTCGCGACGTCGGACTGCTCGCTGCTGAAAAACCAGACCGCGTTCCAGTGCGATGTCGGCATGACCGGTCCGCACGACTCCGTGCTCGGCCGCGACACCGCCGCCGTCATTGCGCGCTTCCGCGACGGCATGCCGCGGCGCTTCGACGTCGCGAGCGGCGACGTGCGCCTCTCCGGCACGATCGTCGAGTTCAACGCCGCCGGCCGCGCCGAGAAGATCGAGTGGCTCACCCTTCCCGCATGA